The following coding sequences lie in one Kryptolebias marmoratus isolate JLee-2015 linkage group LG5, ASM164957v2, whole genome shotgun sequence genomic window:
- the LOC108240646 gene encoding uncharacterized protein LOC108240646 isoform X2 produces the protein MSLCCLAEVSLFLANTATKSRLCLRSLFKFVCSAKFFQMILLKEHLRSKEHLEKMKTIYPQAATAKCEIIPNLVFVDPSKTINQPVVGLSLVTLCFGAELSLYLCHVCEKCIPLNSILNHIFSEEHRINYFNYTNPNDLFFSWTPSMNIKRILQPKLKQEMDKMESQALQILNLPRKLLEMLKTKAYSEVMQTLSENSKLTELLKDLQPKRMTIQAYQNDSNRRHPLLGMQHIVECVRVGPRENRHYLCSLCCITVANHMIINHVLSFDHIHCFFKAWHPSTLLSKQSYRTYSSFSPMIFDVAKQSEKIHGTASIKQVSLQPNEFQSVDFTCYSAALKKLESITKSKLTACVTPGNKLECNAAISVSRKPECKLRCQDCNEIFDAISSYLRHLSDFKHQKMLAKIFGPDAPQNYQAVRPFLSLYKHACESLRANQPIVGADLVVMCISSSVKVEPFYLCFCCLECIPQPCIGEHFESHKHLISTLMYQNPWRLPFAWEGDLKKNELKKMAWKEKEDKGEQSRIILKILDIPYSIFHDLMSSNYKQVMKNLQLYHALLKCQVPPCKTFSKQGNERFPLLGKQFLVSHDLIDMRNKPVVGLLCLLCERRLSIVESQAHVFSREHVTTFLNRFHPDSLNPSTDNTETLLDLAKQAADIHTVSHMQVIQLKRSIWEPCTYHRAITILSAAKNREGKGGLVPPIKPGTKLVPRKTQREEVQGHEKDGQKTCLDTDKTQNDAQIKEQKCDEETPDVKKNVQIEKAKVSEETPAPNKAELVVKKEVSVKVCPPEVKNAGETVHPTRVKTEEASTEINIEDATGSCKKMEKNGEAQARTKESPNIKHVTRQMSHQKNENKPPTPEQSQTQGCPDEDAGQQTGPKRPRSASKDDSSPQQPAKIPKIEVKKGIHNVGDAEKMAEKVQSDDFCNISATFFECRCVKRDPVYLCGGCSQKVPGKDIVGHLTEFKHQKMHRLVVHLDEQTYRNIFNQSFLSAIQILTSSPQSVCAPGHTSEILRSRDVDDKQVVDMEMSDAEQRVPTPDSFAATEASYKTSQVKAQKSDNHHAPLMINVPKATRDLSPKCWENDRKANLSSDTTDKSIQYETVPETELVAAAPVCSVPTLKLKSTTASTKRTETTSSSGPTISNTRLAASSATPFPLKSRSASASEVKSVSGKAAQVVCRTSSKVDSRPRCAEATPKPSIAPQTKATPAATAKTPGKHGNPDALAKTAHRTKSVGDNADTEAHKKIHPSVPHPPATVPASSEHQDPHKEPYLSASKAPSQNPPKVGTNQLIVVSCDKKKQVYCLLCSDKLNLSSQYHLTNFDHQLNYVKMKYPEWTAKESELKSKLSHTVALLAKVEKDLPHTRSAQKLEVGKELYKELRLLSDKEAVQRVKEMVRQKGSQVSSCPVADSSGASRLEVSSLCEVSSSVDGMLVSYDDQLEQEDRIQDQISEMESNVTFHQHSEDEDMEVDDEIQDQSDPEPVQIHDFYSEDVADAAQLEPDAEDQCHVEVTPPTERFGSTVPDTEIQRFPSKKQPDMGNKTLHQALQVQITEMEAYLSGEENSPSASKTHPDLILSRQADKTTGAKVVKTPSGTEHSLTAETQRRKSESTSQGPQKAYECPGKPSPVQICSPELQTDASAGQQSSSGLSCRAQAPDHGTGPKEQSSSQAQPSTLFGGKVQGCSNLPFYLKAHCPEPKLVIGMASVWECQRTPPKTFYLCESCEEKISCRDICHHMVSFDHQLKFLRRKHPEFLQMFWQEEDLTPAFKRELLNFIVRQLSAREQFYKVDAQCLLLAPELHEFVQTASFGEALKIVKTIMEDKSSVFCLPSQLNNQRSERESKTQSAHALGNNQKTESAEQSSLEENAGVEDLDVVGEVRVRSLEVDPSSSQDEPVASSAPIVGTHLAPQEACRGSSPRQTFKPHVPLLQNSGSMLQEKSVSNSAASTNDTSAVHERSNKLPPIRKRAAETPPETLLQSCTSGPLEHPLPAKRTASEPNPPSASFIPAENPTPLALNDKDSEPTLIKPTVNRQLFTELISALKEKNFKINQPPFMSAPDTAEAASSSEMKSMKDLKPLNTEFENATDRTALGSESRLVKAAVKKNPTSNCAAANNTEAPLDGVVLTSTAAAEEPKAPQTLQSSGAQDFFKNVSSFPANCSPSNQIQDWMPQRNSEPNRSSQQSISTIITTRPNPAKHTLQGSSNRQTHGDASRDDGDRFPTDPTAVAVPGGSYASRSQAAYFSGGDFFPQAAAGCATQNNPVVVAESSSQEYIYSSQMYPVRAGNPFTPHSFGHSLAAQRPPGWESLGLQQLQYYYLLTRGSGHNQ, from the exons ATGTCGCTATGCTGCCTGGCCGAGGTATCTTTATTCCTAGCCAAcacagccacgaagagccgcctgtgtctccgcAGTCTTTTTAAATTC GTATGCTCCGCCAAATTTTTCCAGATGATTCTTCTCAAGGAACATTTGCGTTCAAAGGAACACCTAGAG aaaatgaagaCTATTTACCCACAAG ctgccacagccaaatgtg aaaTTATACCTAATTTGGTTTTTGTGGACCCATCCAAGACAATCAATCAACCAGTTGTGG GTTTGTCTCTGGTCACGCTGTGTTTCGGCGCAGAGTTGTCGTTGTACCTCTGCCATGTCTGTGAGAAGTGCATCCCActaaacagtattttaaacCACATCTTCTCTGAAGAGCATCGCATTAACTACTTT aactACACAAACccaaatgatttgtttttctcctggacCCCCAGCATGAACATCAAAAGGATTTTGCAGCCTAAGCTGAAACAGGAAATGGATAAAATGGAGTCCCAAGCTCTGCAG ATTTTGAATTTACCCAGAAAGCTGCTGGAAATGCTTAAAACAAAAGCCTACTCAGAAG TGATGCAAACTCTAAGTGAAAACTCAAAGCTAACTGAGCTGCTTAAAG ATCTTCAGCCGAAGAGGATGACAATCCAAGCCTACCAAAATGACAGCAACAGGAGACATCCACTTCTTG GGATGCAGCACATTGTTGAATGCGTCAGAGTTGGGCCACGTGAGAACAGGCACTATCTGTGTTCGCTGTGCTGCATAACGGTAGCCAACCACATGATCATCAACCACGTCCTCAGCTTTGATCACATCCACTGCTTTTTT AAAGCGTGGCATCCCTCTACGCTGCTGTCAAAACAGTCCTACAGGACCTACAGCTCGTTTTCCCCAATGATATTTGATGTCGCAAAGCAGTCGGAGAAAATTCATGGAACTGCTTCCATTAAG CAAGTGAGCCTGCAGCCCAACGAATTCCAGTCGGTGGATTTCACATGTTACTCAGCAG CTCTGAAGAAACTAGAATCCATCACAAAGAGCAAGTTGACGGCCTGCGTTACACCAGGAAACAAGCTGG AGTGTAATGCTGCCATCTCAGTTTCTAGAAAACCCGAATGCAAGCTACGCTGCCAG GATTGCAACGAAATCTTTGACGCTATTTCTTCTTATCTGCGACATCTGTCAGACTTTAAACACCAAAAG ATGCTGGCGAAAATCTTTGGTCCAG ATGCGCCTCAGAATTACCAAGCAg TGAGGCCGTTTTTGTCCTTGTACAAGCACGCCTGTGAGAGTTTGAGAGCAAATCAACCAATCGTTG GAGCAGACCTGGTTGTTATGTGCATCTCTTCGTCTGTTAAAGTGGAaccattttatttgtgtttctgttgtctgGAGTGTATTCCTCAGCCCTGCATCGGTGAACATTTTGAGTCTCATAAACATCTCATAAGCACCCTG ATGTACCAGAACCCGTGGCGTCTGCCTTTCGCCTGGGAAGGCGACCTCAAAAAGAACGAGCTGAAGAAGATGGCatggaaggagaaggaggacaaAGGGGAGCAAAGTCGAATCATTCTGAAG attttggATATTCCATACTCAATATTTCATGACCTCATGTCTTCCAATTACAAACAAG TGAtgaaaaaccttcagctgtATCACGCTCTGTTAAAGTGTCAAG TTCCACCGTGCAAAACCTTCAGCAAACAAGGAAATGAAAGATTTCCCCTGCTTG gcAAACAGTTTCTGGTTTCACATGATCTGATTGACATGAGAAACAAGCCTGTGGTTGGACTTCTGTGTTTGCTCTGTGAACGGAGGCTGTCCATAGTCGAATCTCAAGCTCATGTTTTCAGTCGAGAGCATGTTACGACATTTCTA AACCGTTTTCACCCGGACTCACTGAATCCCAGCACAGACAACACAGAGACCTTACTGGACCTGGCAAAACAGGCGGCAGATATTCACACAGTGTCTCATATGCAG GTAATACAACTAAAGCGGTCTATATGGGAGCCCTGCACCTACCATAGAG CAATAACCATCTTGTCGGCTGCAAAGAACAGAGAAGGGAAAGGAGGACTCGTGCCTCCGATAAAGCCTGGGACGAAGCTGG TTCCCAGGAAAACCCAAAGAGAGGAGGTACAGGGACACGAGAAAGACGGTCAGAAAACCTGCCTCGACACGGACAAGACGCAAAACGACGCACAGATCAAAGAGCAAAAATGTGACGAGGAGACGCCAGacgtgaaaaaaaatgttcagattgAAAAGGCAAAAGTTAGCGAGGAGACGCCAGCACCAAACAAAGCGGAACTGGTTGTAAAAAAAGAGGTGTCTGTAAAAGTTTGTCCACCAGAGGTAAAAAACGCAGGCGAGACAGTCCACCCAACAAGGGTGAAAACAGAAGAGGCTTCGACTGAAATAAACATCGAGGATGCTACAGGAAGCTgcaagaagatggagaaaaacggTGAAGCGCAGGCGAGAACAAAGGAGAGCCCAAATATCAAACATGTAACACGGCAAATGAGTCACCAGAAAAACGAGAATAAACCACCTACGCCTGAACAATCACAAACACAAGGCTGTCCGGATGAGGACGCGGGACAACAAACGGGCCCTAAAAGACCTCGCTCTGCCTCCAAAGATGACTCGTCACCCCAACAACCTGCAAAAATTCCCAAAATTGAAGTTAAGAAGGGGATCCACAACGTGGGGGATGCAGAAAAGATGGCCGAAAAGGTTCAGAGCGACGATTTTTGCAACATCTCGGCAACGTTTTTTGAATGCCGCTGTGTTAAACGAGACCCAGTCTATCTTTGTGGGGGCTGCTCTCAGAAGGTCCCGGGGAAGGACATCGTCGGCCATCTGACGGAGTTTAAACACCAGAAGATGCATCGACTG GTTGTTCATCTGGATGAACAAACATACAGGAACATCTTCAACCAAAGCTTCCTGTCAG CGATCCAGATCCTCACCTCCTCACCTCAGTCTGTTTGTGCACCTGGCCACACTTCAGAGATACTGCGGAGTCGAGATGTGGATGATAAACAG GTGGTAGATATGGAGATGAGTGATGCAGAACAAAGAGTCCCAACTCCAGACTCATTTGCAGCAACAGAAGCTTCGTATAAAACATCTCAAGTGAAAGCACAGAAGTCTGACAACCATCACGCTCCTCTGATGATAAACGTGCCCAAAGCTACGAGAGATTTGTCCCCTAAATGCTGGGAAAATGACCGCAAAGCCAACCTTTCTTCAGACACAACAGATAAATCGATACAATACGAAACCGTTCCTGAAACGGAGCTTGTGGCGGCTGCGCCTGTCTGCTCAGTCCCCACATTGAAATTGAAATCCACAACAGCCTCAACCAAAAGGACAGAAACCACTTCCTCCTCCGGTCCCACCATCTCAAACACGAGGCTCGCCGCAAGCTCTGCAACACCTTTCCCGTTGAAAAGTAGAAGTGCAAGTGCATCCGAAGTGAAATCGGTGTCTGGTAAAGCAGCACAAGTTGTCTGCAGAACTTCGTCTAAAGTTGATAGTCGTCCCAGATGTGCGGAAGCGACGCCTAAACCCTCGATTGCACCTCAAACTAAAGCGACACCTGCGGCTACTGCGAAAACACCAGGCAAGCATGGAAACCCTGACGCTCTGGCTAAGACGGCGCACAGGACGAAATCAGTGGGAGACAATGCAGACACTGAAGCCCATAAGAAGATTCATCCTTCTGTTCCTCACCCACCCGCCACCGTACCTGCCAGCTCCGAGCACCAGGACCCACATAAAGAGCCGTACTTGTCTGCAAGCAAGGCACCAAGTCAAAACCCTCCGAAAGTTG GAACAAACCAGCTGATTGTTGTGTCCTGTGACAAAAAGAAGCAGGTCTACTGTCTGCTGTGTTCAGATAAGTTGAACTTATCCAGTCAGTATCACCTGACCAACTTTGACCACCAGCTTAACTACGTG AAAATGAAGTACCCTGAATGGACCGCAAAGGAGTCGGAGCTGAAAAGTAAATTAAGCCACACCGTGGCCCTTTTGGCGAAGGTTGAGAAGGACTTGCCGCACACCCGGTCGGCTCAG aaactggaagttgggaAGGAGCTGTATAAAGAACTGAGGCTTCTTTCAGACAAAGAGG CTGTGCAGCGGGTGAAAGAAATGGTGAGACAAAAAGGCTCGCAGGTTTCATCGTGTCCCGTCGCCGATTCTTCAGGCGCTTCGAGGCTCGAAGTTTCCAGCTTGTGTGAAGTTTCAAGCTCAGTTGATG gGATGCTTGTCTCTTACGATGACCAGCTAGAACAGGAGGACAGAATTCAGGACCAGATTTCAG aaATGGAGTCCAACGTGACGTTTCACCAGCATTCAGAGGATGAAGACATGGAAGTTGATGATGAGATTCAGGATCAGAGTGATCCAGAACCCGTCCAGATTCACGATTTTTACTCCGAAGACGTGGCAG ACGCTGCTCAGTTGGAGCCGGATGCAGAGGATCAGTGTCATGTTGAAGTCACACCTCCCACTGAGAGATTTG GATCGACAGTGCCAGATACAGAAATACAACGATTTCCTTCCAAAAAACAACCAGATATGGGGAACAAAACACTGCACCAGGCGCTGCAAGTTCAGATAACGG AAATGGAGGCCTATTTGAGCGGTGAGGAAAACTCTCCATCAGCAAGTAAAACTCATCCGGACCTCATTCTGAGCCGTcaagctgacaaaacaacag GAGCCAAAGTGGTAAAAACTCCCAGCGGCACAGAGCATTCCCTCACTGCTGAAACACAGCGTAGGAAGAGCGAGTCAACCTCGCAGGGCCCGCAGAAAGCTTACGAATGTCCGGGGAAACCTTCACCAGTTCAAATCTGCAGCCCGGAGCTGCAAACCGATGCTTCAGCGGGACAGCAGAGCTCATCGGGACTGAGCTGTAGAGCACAAGCTCCAGACCACGGCACAGGACCCAAAGAGCAGAGTTCATCACAGGCGCAGCCCTCAACTCTCTTTG GGGGGAAAGTTCAGGGCTGCAGTAATTTGCCTTTTTACCTGAAAGCACATTGTCCGGAGCCCAAACTGGTCATTG GTATGGCCTCTGTGTGGGAGTGTCAGAGGACTCCTCCGAAAACGTTCTACCTGTGTGAAAGCTGCGAGGAGAAGATCTCGTGTCGGGACATCTGTCATCACATGGTCAGCTTTGATCACCAGCTCAAATTCCTG AGGCGAAAGCACCCAGAGTTCCTGCAGATGTTCTGGCAGGAGGAAGATCTGACTCCCGCATTTAAAAGGGAACTTTTAAATTTCATCGTCCGGCAACTCTCGGCGCGGGAGCAGTTCTACAAGGTGGACGCACAG tgTCTTCTGCTGGCTCCAGAGCTGCATGAGTTCGTTCAGACAGCTTCGTTTGGCGAAG ctttaaagATTGTGAAAACCATCATGGAGGACAAATCGAGCGTCTTCTGTCTACCGTCCCAGCTGAACA ACCAGCGGAGTGAAAGGGAGTCAAAAACACAGTCAGCTCACGCGCTCGGGAACAACCAGAAAACTGAAAGTG CAGAACAATCCAGTTTGGAGGAGAACGCCGGGGTTGAAGATTTGGATGTGGTTGGAGAAGTAAGAGTCCGGAGTCTTGAAGTGGACCCATCCAGCTCACAGGATGAGCCTGTTGCCTCTTCGGCCCCCATTGTTGGGACACATCTCGCACCTCAGGAGGCCTGCAGGGGTTCATCTCCTCGACAAACATTCAAACCGCATGTGCCTCTGCTCCAAAACTCCGGTTCCATGCTGCAGGAAAAATCAGTGTCAAATTCAGCAGCTTCTACCAACGATACCTCTGCAGTCCATGAAAGATCAAATAAACTCCCTCCGATCAGGAAAAGAGCAGCAGAAACGCCCCCTGAAACTCTGCTCCAGTCCTGCACCAGCGGCCCACTGGAGCACCCTTTACCAGCCAAACGCACAGCCAGTGAGCCCAACCCTCCATCAGCTTCATTTATCCCTGCTGAGAACCCCACCCCGCTGGCCCTGAATGACAAAGACTCTGAACCCACGCTGATCAAACCCACTGTGAACAGGCAGTTATTTACAGAGCTGATCTCCGcgttaaaagaaaagaattttAAGATTAATCAGCCTCCCTTCATGTCAGCTCCTGACACTGCCGAAGCTGCCAGCTCCTCTGAAATGAAAAGTATGAAGGATTTAAAGCCTCTAAACACGGAGTTTGAAAATGCAACAGATAGAACGGCACTGGGTTCAGAGTCTCGGCTGGTTAAAGCTGCAGTGAAGAAAAATCCCACCTCTAACTGTGCAGCAGCGAATAACACAGAAGCGCCCCTCGACGGGGTTGTGTTAACGtctactgctgcagctgaagaacCCAAAGCCCCACAAACACTGCAGAGCTCCGGCGCTCAGGACTTCTTCAAAAATGTGAGCTCATTTCCGGCTAATTGCTCACCCAGTAACCAAATACAAGACTGGATGCCACAGAGGAACTCGGAGCCCAACAGGTCTAGTCAGCAGTCCATTAGCACCATCATAACAACCCGGCCGAACCCTGCTAAGCACACGCTCCAGGGCAGCAGTAACAGACAGACTCACGGTGACGCGAGCAGAGACGACGGGGACCGTTTCCCCACTGATCCGACGGCTGTGGCGGTTCCAGGAGGTTCTTACGCTTCACGCAGCCAAGCTGCTTATTTTTCAGGAGGAGATTTTTTCCCTCAGGCCGCTGCAGGTTGCGCGACGCAAAACAATCCGGTCGTCGTTGCTGAAAGTTCGTCTCAGGAGTACATCTACTCGAGCCAGATGTATCCAGTCCGGGCTGGAAACCCGTTCACTCCGCATTCATTCGGACACAGTTTAGCAGCTCAGAGGCCTCCAGGTTGGGAGAGTCTGGgactgcagcagcttcagtaTTACTACTTATTGACAAGAGGTTCAGGACATAATCAgtga